The Pocillopora verrucosa isolate sample1 chromosome 2, ASM3666991v2, whole genome shotgun sequence genome has a segment encoding these proteins:
- the LOC131797344 gene encoding uncharacterized protein, which translates to MDFLEEQREEIESLKAIFPDEFSELSSFPPTFMIRIDELNIPSSVTSLQLKISLPLKYPEEIPLIEIPNRSNAMPKEFIEELISFLKCSCEESVGMPMVFGLVDSAKKWVEENAIRFNGFQGDQAAEVESDEERDGQDSIYLENFKDKLEMINAKGGRWDFVIGLIGKPSAGKSTFFNAATHQNMAKIGAHPFTTIEPNIGQAFYAIPCPCVQWNKQCHAQYGHSAQGERFVPVLLKDVAGLVPGACEGRERGNKFLNDLLDADVLIHVIDLSGQTDENGKPTTDYDPTRDVGWIQQELHSWIYDNIMDKWDSIVKKPAKLFDMFTGYHASQALIHLAFESAGITDKNLLTIPKMEKANAELLVHKLVDKFLRLRFPVLLALNKVDFPDAVQNLKKFQEQFVDMTMVPVSARS; encoded by the exons ATGGATTTTTTAGAGGAGCAAAGAGAAGAGATCGAGAGCCTTAAAGCCATATTTCCTGATGAATTTTCTGAACTCAGTTCTTTCCCTCCGACGTTTATGATCAGAATTGATGAGCTAAACATCCCTTCTTCCGTCACGTCGCTTCAACTGAAGATTTCCCTTCCACTGAAATATCCAGAAGAAATCCCTTTGATCGAGATCCCAAATCGCTCGAATGCAATGCCAAAAGAGTTCATAGAAGAACTGATCTCCTTCTTAAAATGTTCGTGTGAGGAATCTGTGGGAATGCCTATGGTGTTTGGTTTAGTAGATTCAGCAAAAAAATGGGTTGAGGAAAATGCAATAAGATTCAACGGCTTTCAAGGAGACCAAGCAGCAGAAGTTGAATCAGATGAGGAAAGAGATGGTCAAGATTCTATTTACttagaaaatttcaaagacaaattgGAAATGATCAATGCAAAAGGTGGAAGATGGGACTTCGTCATTGGCCTAATTG ggAAACCCTCAGCTGGAAAATCCACTTTCTTCAATGCTGCTACACACCAAAATATGGCAAAAATAGGTGCTCATCCCTTCACCACAATTGAACCAAATATTGGGCAGGCATTTTATGCAATACCTTGCCCTTGTGTTCAGTGGAATAAACAATGTCATGCTCAATATGGCCACAGTGCACAAGGTGAAAGGTTTGTTCCAGTCTTGCTCAAAGATGTGGCTGGTTTGGTGCCAGGTGCATGTGAAGGAAGGGAacggggaaacaaatttttgaatGATCTCTTGGATGCTGATGTACTCATTCATGTCATTGATCTGTCAGGGCAGACAGATGAGAATGGAAAACCTACCACTG ATTATGACCCTACAAGAGATGTGGGATGGATCCAGCAAGAACTTCACAGCTGGATTTATGACAATATTATGGACAAATGGGACTCAATTGTGAAGAAACCAGCAAAACTATTTGACATGTTCACTGGATACCATGCATCTCAAGCATTGATTCACTTAGCATTTGAGTCAGCAGGAATCACAGATAAAAACCTCCTTACTATTCCTAAGATGGAAAAAGCAAATGCTGAACTTTTGGTGCACAAATTAGTTGATAAATTCTTGCGCTTGCGCTTTCCAGTTCTCTTAGCTCTCAACAAAGTTGACTTTCCTGATGCTgttcaaaatttgaagaaatttcaagagCAGTTTGTAGACATGACAATGGTCCCTGTTAGTGCAAGGAGTTAG
- the LOC131797394 gene encoding uncharacterized protein: MEGSSKSVKRKIEEVDADASDEKSLGIKRFLRAPRKGEDITSSDVSQSHGKSNLPPTWKSKGTLLYYVSQKIQPSQQIAAFDFDGTLAKTSLFKHGPDAWSLLYPSCVQKLTTLHRDGYKLVIFTNQAAIGKAKASKQKVMDEKKGRLIGFVKKVALPFQIFVATSKDCYRKPNTGMWEFFCQKCNGDMKVNKEKSFFVGDAAGRAKDHGASDKEFAANCGLTFYTEDEFFMKDALKSKEIE; this comes from the exons ATGGAGGGTAGTTCAAAATCTGTGAAGAGAAAAATCGAGGAAGTCGATGCTGATGCCAGCGATGAAAAATCGTTGGGCATCAAAAGATTTTTAAGGGCACCCAGAAAAG GTGAGGACATAACAAGCAGTGATGTTTCTCAGTCACATGGTAAAAGCAATTTGCCCCCCACTTGGAAGTCGAAAGGAACATTACTTTATTATGTGTCACAGAAAATCCAACCTTCACAACAAATTGCAGCCTTTGACTTTGATGGCACTTTGGCAAAAACATCTTTATTCAAACATGGACCAGATGCTTGGTCCTTACTATACCCCTCCTGTGTACAGAAACTAACAACCCTTCACAGGGATGGATATAAACTTGTAATCTTCACTAACCAGGCTGCTATTGGCAAAGCAAAGGCctcaaaacaaaaagttatgGATGAGAAGAAAGGCAGGCTCATTGGTTTTGTTAAGAAG GTAGCTCTACCCTTTCAGATCTTTGTAGCTACATCAAAGGATTGCTACCGTAAACCCAACACAGGGATGTGGGAATTCTTCTGTCAAAAATGTAATGGTGACATGAAAGTTAATAAGGAGAAGAGTTTCTTTGTTGGTGATGCTGCTGGACGGGCCAAAGACCATGGAGCAAGTGATAAAGAATTTGCAGCAAATTGTGGACTGACATTTTACACTGAAGATGAATTCTTCATGAAGGATGCATTGAAGAGCAAAGAGATTGAATAG
- the LOC131797303 gene encoding probable RNA-binding protein 19: protein MSRLIVRNLPKNIKEERIRSVFEAKGELTDVKLCYTKDGKFRRFGFIGYKTEEEAKSALNHFNKSFIDTSKIFVDVAKNLGDETLPRPWSKYSQGSSANERLKKNLEEKNEKLITQNSEGIKIENCESDGLGKKKDKKKKKRAKILGDLEDDVEFQEFLNVHKNRGSKQTWSNDNIERGEPESSLNQICEGREEISVQNKHSEEQLEYDYSDGSENEDEVYDVAGVKGVTEEENYSKHNEEDDEKAKMAKDSKLSDMDYLKSKVVSNSQNPLKTEKGKKSQKRKRVDGKDEEERNKENFGEESLDTRRSENEEDSNDGDDDKDNNDGGDDDDDGSGGSDTNNNDKDSSDAVGNVEKIKTTSPIDAVFGTIKMKGLPFKAKKKHIRDFFAPLRVLDIRIIKNHQGKPTGCGFVDFLNEKDIKEALKRDRDFIQGRYIELSRVKEEQQLNQETEKNKPWMKKLAAQGEEGEFESIAESGRLFLRNLAFSCSEEDLQNLFDKFGPLTETYLPLDKTTNKPIGIGFVTFVMPEHAVKAFNELDGKVFQGRLLHILPSKAKETKEDEKTDAATSFKSKRDAKKKTLSGHDHNWNTLFLGMNAVADVMADQYHTTKGSILDDASSRSLAVRMALGETQVVTETRKFLMSQGVKLDVFGQPAAKRSKTVMLVKNLPFNTSSEELMNIFSPFGKVARLVLPPSGITALVEFFEPSLAKKAFQKLAYSKFKHVPLYLEWAPLGVFSEKPEEKKEEEMKTEQKMTIDEQGKEAAEDKGTDVDGEDVDDSENAEGTTVFVKNLNFETSEETLKEAFSKIGPLLTATIAKKKDPKKPGNLLSMGYGFVEYKKRSDALRAITELQKSLLEGHTLELKMSHRKPSEKVAQRKSASTKKQTSSKILVRNVPFEASKKEIKELFGTFGEIKTLRLPQKQAGTGSHRGFAFVDFLTKQDAKRAFESLCSSTHLYGRRLVLEWAEDEDSVDALRKRTAEHFHGTPKTAKKKKDILDDLLDSEMHE, encoded by the exons ATGTCGAGGCTTATTGTTAGGAACTTACCAAAGAACATAAAGGAAGAAAGGATCCGTTCTGTTTTTGAGGCAAAAGGAGAATTAACGGATGTCAAATTATGTTATACAAAGGATGGCAAGTTTCGACGATTTGGGTTCATTGGGTATAAAACTGAAGAAGAAGCGAAATCTGCTCTGAACCACTTTAATAAATCGTTTATAGACACCTCAAAGATATTCGTAGATGTTGCTAAAAACCTTGGAGATGAAACACTTCCACGGCCTTGGAGCAAATATTCGCAAGGCAGTTCTGCGAACGAGAGACTGAAGAAGAACCTCGAAGAAAAGAACGAGAAGTTAATAACCCAGAACTCAGAAGGcatcaaaatagaaaattgtgAATCGGATGGGTTAGGgaagaaaaaagataagaaaaagaaaaagagagcgAAAATTTTAGGTGATCTGGAGGATGATGTTGAATTTCAGGAATTCTTAAATGTGCATAAAAACCGTGGCTCAAAGCAAACCTGGAGCAATGATAACATAGAACGTGGAGAGCCAGAATCAAGTTTAAATCAGATATGCGAGGGAAGAGAGGAGATTTCAGTACAGAATAAG caTTCTGAGGAACAATTAGAATATGATTATTCTGATGGAAGtgaaaatgaagatgaagtCTATGATGTAGCAG GAGTTAAAGGAGTTACAGAGGAAGAGAATTATTCAAAACACAATGAGGAAGATGATGAGAAAGCCAAAATGGCTAAGGATTCTAAACTGTCTGATATGGATTACTTAAAATCAAAGGTTGTTTCAAACTCACAGAATCCTCTCAAAACTGAGAAAGGCAAAAAATCTCAGAAGAGGAAAAGAGTTGATGGAAAGGATGAAGAggagagaaataaagaaaactttggtGAGGAATCTTTGGATACTAGAAGAAGCGAAAATGAGGAAGACAgtaatgatggtgatgatgacaaGGATAATAATGAtggtggtgatgatgatgatgatggtagtGGTGGCAGTGAcacaaataataatgataaggaCAGTTCAGATGCTGTTGGTAATGTAGAAAAAATCAAGACTACTAGTCCAATAGATGCTGTATTTggaacaataaaaatgaaaggGTTACCCTTCAAAGCCAAAAAGAAACACATCAGAGACTTTTTTGCACCGCTGAGAGTGCTGGATataagaataattaaaaatcaCCAAGGAAAGCCCACAGGCTGCGGTTTTGTAGATTTTTTAAATGAGAAGGATATTAAAGAGGCACTCAAGAGAGATCGGGATTTTATCCAGGGTAGGTACATTGAGTTGTCTAGAGTCAAAGAAGAACAGCAATTGAACCAGGAGACAGAGAAGAATAAACCTTGGATGAAGAAACTGGCAGCTCAAGGAGAAGAGGGTGAATTTGAAAGCATTGCAGAG TCTGGCCGTCTCTTTCTCCGCAACTTGGCGTTTAGTTGTTCAGAGGAAGACTTGCAAAACCTGTTTGACAAGTTTGGTCCTCTAACAGAGACATATCTACCCCTGGACAAGACTACAAATAAACCCATAGGAATTGGGTTTGTCACATTTGTTATGCCAGAGCATGCTGTGAAGGCTTTCAATGAACTTGATGGCAAAGTATTTCAAGGAAGACTGCTCCACATATTACCATCCAAGGCCAAGGAAACTAAAGAAGACGAAAAAACAG ATGCAGCAACATCCTTCAAGTCGAAGCGtgatgcaaaaaagaaaactcttaGTGGTCATGACCACAATTGGAACACATTATTTTTGGGAATGAATGCTGTTGCTGATGTGATGGCTGATCAGTATCACACCACTAAGGGCAGCATTCTAGATGATGCTTCTTCCAGAAGTCTGGCTGTACGCATGGCTCTTGGGGAGACACAAGTTGTTACAGAAACAAGGAAGTTTCTCATGTCTCAAGGTGTCAAGCTTGATGTTTTTGGACAG CCTGCAGCAAAAAGAAGTAAGACTGTCATGTTGGTGAAAAATCTCCCTTTCAACACATCAAGTGAAGAGCTGATGAACATTTTTTCACCATTTGGAAAAGTGGCAAGGCTTGTGTTGCCACCATCAGGAATCACAGCTCTTGTAGAGTTCTTTGAGCCAAGCCTAGCAAAGAAGGCCTTTCAAAAGTTGGCATATAGTAAA TTTAAACATGTTCCATTGTACTTGGAGTGGGCTCCTTTGGGTGTTTTCTCGGAAAAAccggaagaaaagaaagaagaagagatgaaaacagaacaaaaaatgaCCATTGACGAG CAGGGAAAAGAAGCAGCAGAGGATAAAGGAACAGATGTTGACGGCGAGGATGTTGATGATTCAGAAAATGCGGAAGGCACAACtgtttttgtaaaaaacttgaattttgaaaCATCAGAAGAAACGCTGAAAGAG GCATTTTCCAAGATCGGCCCACTTCTTACGGCAACAATCGCCAAGAAAAAGGATCCTAAAAAGCCTG GAAATTTGCTTTCCATGGGTTACGGATTTGTAGAATACAAGAAAAGATCGGACGCTTTACGTGCAATTACAGAACTCCAG AAATCTCTCCTGGAAGGCCATACTTTAGAGCTCAAAATGTCACACAGAAAACCAAG tgagaAGGTAGCACAGCGTAAATCTGCTTCGACCAAGAAACAAACCAGTTCAAAAATTCTGGTGCGAAATGTTCCTTTTGAAGcgtcaaagaaagaaatcaaagaactTTTTGG CACTTTTGGGGAGATAAAAACGTTGAGGCTTCCTCAGAAGCAAGCTGGAACTGGTTCTCACAGAGGATTTGCTTTTGTTGATTTTCTCACCAAACAAGATGCTAAA CGCGCGTTTGAGTCCCTTTGTAGCAGTACCCATTTGTATGGGCGAAGACTGGTACTGGAATGGGCCGAGGACGAAGACAGTGTGGATGCTTTGCGAAAGAGAACCGCTGAACACTTTCATGGCA CTCCAAAAACcgctaagaaaaagaaagatattctGGACGATCTTCTAGACTCAGAAATGCACGAATAA
- the LOC131797304 gene encoding LIM/homeobox protein Lhx1-like, with amino-acid sequence MKAQICNMVQQCAGCELPISDKFLLKVLDRVWHVQCVHCYDCKCALTNKCFSREGKLFCKNDFYRRYGTKCAGCCLGISPNDMVRRAKHLVFHVKCFNCSSCNRQILTGDELYYVGESKFVCKEDYYQSHFQSKQSDSDSEEKDLSYGLDEDLDVALGTKRRGPRTTIKAKQLEALKATFAATPKPSRNIREKLAQETGLNMRVIQVWFQNRRSKERRLKQQGVAQPNATRAVRSGRRSRRSRGENLGNEPAPNNEQSITTSHINYAASQSAHFPATAFDEFYMKGDAGLASEVPTTMDNSQMIQNPGFNNQGMIPVNSVSLDNSTGIQMNHCGVGQSQNGGLYDTSATRQQNTIPSTAEVW; translated from the exons ATGAAGGCACAGATCTGCAACATGGTTCAACAGTGCGCGGGATGTGAACTGCCCATCTCGGATAAATTCCTTTTGAAGGTTCTGGATCGTGTCTGGCATGTACAGTGTGTCCATTGCTACGACTGCAAATGTGCACTCACAAATAAATGCTTTTCCCGTGAAGGAAAGCTGTTTTGTAAGAATGATTTTTACAG GCGCTACGGGACAAAATGCGCTGGATGTTGTCTAGGGATCTCGCCGAACGACATGGTCCGCAGAGCTAAACACTTGGTCTTTCACGTGAAATGTTTCAATTGTTCCAGCTGTAACCGGCAAATTTTGACCGGTGATGAATTGTATTACGTCGGAGAAAGTAAATTCGTTTGTAAAGAGGACTACTACCAATCACACTTCCAGTCGAAGCAATCCG ACTCGGATTCCGAAGAGAAAGATTTAAGTTACGGTTTAGACGAAGACCTAGATGTGGCGCTAGGCACCAAACGCCGCGGTCCGCGAACAACTATCAAAGCTAAGCAGCTAGAGGCACTCAAAGCAACCTTTGCCGCAACTCCGAAACCATCGCGGAACATCCGCGAAAAACTTGCGCAAGAGACGGGTTTAAACATGCGAGTCATTCAAGTCTGGTTTCAAAATCGACGATCGAAAGAGAGAAGGCTCAAGCAGCAAGGAGTCGCGCAACCAAACGCGACGCGCGCTGTACGATCAGGCCGGCGATCAAGAAGATCTAGAGGTGAAAACCTTGGAAACGAACCTGCCCCAAACAACGAACAGTCAATCACCACATCACATATAAATTACGCAG CTTCTCAAAGTGCACACTTTCCGGCGACGGCCTTTGATGAGTTTTACATGAAGGGTGATGCTGGGTTAGCGAGTGAAGTTCCCACGACAATGGATAATTCTCAAATGATTCAGAATCCTGGATTTAACAACCAAGGAATGATTCCGGTTAATTCTGTCAGTCTGGATAACAGCACGGGAATACAAATGAACCATTGTGGTGTAGGTCAGAGCCAGAATGGTGGACTTTACGACACTTCTGCCACAAGGCAACAAAACACAATACCTTCTACAGCCGAGGTTTGGTGA